The sequence CAAAAAATAACTACAAAAGAACAGAAACTTTCAAGTATGTTCTAGAAAACTTCACGCCAATACCCCCAAGCAATGTCACATTCACTCTAACCTTACTCCAAAGACCAGGAGGTGAAATGTATGGAATGTAACGGACCACAATGCTCAACTTTACGCACAAATTCAAGTAATAGCGAGTCTGAATCCTGTAGTTGTGATGGAGGCTGTGAATGCCCCTCCTGCTCAGGTCAAGATATGCTGAAATTTGCTGAAATCATGTGGCACAAGGCTGCAATGGCTGCAATGTTTGAAGCTAAAAAAGACAGAATAAAATCAAGACTAGAAAAATCATTTGGACCAACACTTGACAAAGGTGCAGATGCAGTAGTTGATGCAATATCAAAGAAAATCAGAAACGCAGTTCAAAGTTCAAAATCAGAACAAGAACTACATCAAAAGCTGTCTTCAATACTAAGTGAAGCGGCAAACTAGAGTTTTTTTAATCTAGTTTTTTTATTTTTTATTTATTTTACAAATCTTTAGAAATAAAAAATTAGATAGAACTTTCATCTATCTGCACTATTGTGCTCTGCCGATGTTTCCTGGTTTGGATTCATCATCACACAGTCTATCGCCGCAGACAATCTTAGCTGTTGCAGAGCCATATGATTTAGGAGATTGTGTACCTTCGCTACCTTTCCCTTTTTGTGCATCAGCTTCAGAAATAAGATCTGGTGATAATGCTACCATCACTAGAGGCAAGATTGCTAACAATCCAATGGTTTTCATTTTTTGGTTCATGGAATAATTTAGAATATCTTGCTTAAAGAAAAATTTCCAACTCTATACCAAATTAGACCCTAGTCTAACCCATGATCATTTTGTGTGTACTTTCTAGTGAGAGATGAAGTTTGTACACTTTGTCTCCTTTCAAAATAAATATTTGATCGTGTTCCTCAAAGAGTTCTATTACATCCTCAATCCCTGTTGATAACAAGTCAGGAGTTTTGTATGGACAAAACATCAATCCTCCCGCTTTATTTTGATTATATTCATGTTCAAGTTTTACTGCTTGAGATAATGATGTTCGGTTTGCAATATCACCAATTAAAAAATCCACACAACAAATTGGTTGGCTATTTGCTTTTTTAGAAATTTTTTCCATGACGCCATCATAATAACTTGTTAATTTTTTGAAATTAAGATCATATGGAATTATTGTTCCATCATACCATTTCATTTCATCTAATGTTTTAGTACCTGAATTATTCTTAGGACTAATGTGACACTTGAACCATCCATTCTTTTTTGCAAAATAGTCAAGTGATTTCAAAAGACTATCCATGGATTTATCATCAGAATACAAAACCAGGTGATGAATTTTTAGAGTATCATCTTTTTTTGCTAGCCAAGAATCAATGGCGTCTTTGACTAGGGAATTAATTGAAATCCCTTGCTCTTTTGCGGCATCCCCTAATGTAGAGTATATTTCCTCATCTACGCCTCGTACTAGAACATCTTTTGTCATGATTTATGTGCCTATATCTGGTATATAAAATGATAGCATGATATCAATTATAGATACACTATTATATGCTATCATGCTATCATATACTATGAATGCAATCACCGTCAGATCCATCACAACTTCAGCACATCCAGAAATGAAAAAAATTTTCTGGAGTTTGTTTGTCTCAACAAGAGGCGCTGCAAACCGAGTAAAAATAATGTCACTTCTGAGAAACAGACCTAGTAATCCAAACCAATTATCAAAAAATATTGAAATAGATTACAAGTGTACATCTCACCATCTAAAGGCATTAGAAGAGAATCACTTGGTAGAAAAACTTCAAGGTGGCGGAATAACTACATTCTTTGTGTCTCCCCTCTTTGAGGAAAACCAAAAAATGTTTGATGAAATTATTAATGTAGCATAATTTCATATTTCTTTTTTATTTTTGATCAGGGTTAGAGTTGGGTGTTGTTTGGTAAAATTATCTTAAACTAAATCTATAACCTAACTAACATGAATACCACAAGATTCATGGGAATAACTACAACAATACTATCCATTGCTTTGGTGGCTTTGTTTGTTCAACCCTCACTTGATTTTACGCAAGATGTGTTTGCAGAACCAAAAATGAAAAATGATTCTGTAAAACTAACATCACAGATTCAAACACAAGACAACGTTTCAATAGAATTCAGCGTACCTGAAACTATAATGGCAGGAACTCTAGTTCCAGTAAACGCACGAGTACATGATTCTGAACGTAATGCAAATCTATCGCACACAGATTGGTCATATGCAATAATTGGTCCTAATGGAGAGATAGTTCATAGAACTACTACACTTCATGGTCACTTTGGAATTATGAACTTTAAAGATAGTTTTCCAGAGGCAGGAACATACACCATAAAGTATACAGTATTATCATCAGGACCATTCATGCTTGGCTCCCCAGTACCAGAACTCGGACAAACAAGAGCTGTTGTATCTGGAGACTTGCTGAAATTCACTGAAGACCCAACTAACAACTTTGGTTCAAGAAGTTTTGAATTTTCTGTAAATGTCGGAAACCAAGGAAAGACCGTGATGTTACAAGGTTCAGAACCTGATACTGAAATTCAGGTAAAGTTTACCACACAGCCTGAACGGATTGTTGTAGGACAACCAACTACCTTACTCTTAGACGTAAATGACGCAAAAACAGGCGAGGACGCTACACACGTTGACGGTCAGATAAACATCAGTAGAGGATTCTATCATTATCCATCTACATCAGGTGACCAACCTAACGCACCAATACCAATTCCATTACATGGAGCATATCATGGTCATAGAGGTGCACTCTCAACAACACATACGTTCTCCCAAGCAGGAACATACTTGATTACAGCAGATCTTAATGCAATACCATATTCAAATCCCCTATTTGGTCAAGCATCAACTAGATTTGTAATCCAAGTCTTTGATAATGAAGGAACTGTAGAGGTAATGCAACAAATGGAAACAGTCAAAGAAAATACTGTGGACATTGTTGGATTAGAATCTCCATTTTATGTTCCAAACACTATCTCAGCAACTGCAGGTCAGACAATAACTTTTGATAACGTCGATGGCAATCAACATACTGTAACTTCTGTCAAGTCTGGAACTCTAGAACATGATGGAAAGTTTGATAGTAGTTTGATGCAACCTGGCGAAAAGTTTGAACTAGTTCTCAATGAGCGAGGCAACTATGACTATTTTTGTGCATTGCATACTGGTATGCAAGGGACAATCATAGTTTCTTAACTTTTTTTTCTAATATGGACAAATATTCAAATAATTTAACAGGAGGAATTTCACATGGCAGAAGCTAGTATTGCAGCATATGGTGTAACAGTAGGTGTTGCAATTGCATTTGCTCTAGTTTGTTTTGTATTGCGAGGTAAAGGTCACTCCGATGGAACACACAACCATGACTATGACAAAATTACAACAGATGATGCACATGTTCACCAAGAATAATTTTTTCTCTCAAAACAAAATTGTACATACAAATATTGATGATCATGATATAGTTGAATGTCCCATATGTAATCGTGAAATCAAACCGTATTGGGAGCCCCGATACAATGGAGTTCGAGCAACATGTGATGTGTGTGAGATTAATTGGCAAGAATCATGATTAAAATTAAAAGAGTTTATGATAACTATTCAGAAACTGATGGGCATAGAATACTGGTAGATAGACTATGGCCTAGGGGGATTTCTAAAGAAAACGCTAAAATTGATTTATGGATAAAAGAAATTACTCCAAGTACTGACTTGAGGAAATGGTATCATGATAATCTGGATAAACAAGAAGAATTTCAGAAAAAGTACATTGTAGAAATTGATAAAAATTTTGATTCATTAAATAATATAAAAAAAATATTAAACAATCAAAAAACCATCACACTTCTTACTGCATCAAAAGATTCTAAACCTATTCATGCCATAGTGTTGCAACAAAAATTAGAACGCTAAGATGCACTTATTGGAAAATATCAATTCTTCATTTATATTTAATTTTTCAAATAATTTCTTAAATTGATAGAACCTTACAGTAAATCGTTATTTTACTGATTATTTTGGCCCCTTTAGATAAACTAAATTGGGCGGCATCAAACTAATTTCACAAAACTCGCCCCCGGCACACATTATCCTATAACATTAAGTGCAAGATTCCATATTACAGGTTCAAAACTATGCCATTTTTGAAGAGTTTCAAACTAATCATACAATACATAACATCAAAAATTGTCTAAAAACTTCGACAAGGTTTTTACTGTAATCTTTAATCTTCAATCTAATGACTAATAATCAAAAAATAATACTAACTTCAATGATCCTCATGGGATTCATTATGACTATCCCATCATTTGCATTTGCTGAACAAGTATCAGTTAGCCTACCACAAGGATCGTCCACTACTGGATGTGAAGATACAAACGAATGTTTCATCCCATATGTGATTACAGTTAATCCTCGTGACGAGGTTGTATGGAGCAATGATGATTCTGCAGCACACACTGTAACAAGTGGAATGCCAGGATCCCCTGATGGAATCTTCGATAGCAGTATATTCATGGCAGGTACAACATTCTCACACACATTTGACACACTTGGAAAATATGATTACTTTTGTACGGTGCATCCTTGGATGTTAGGACAAGTGCTTGTAACTGTAGGTGGAGGTACTGACAAAGAATTGGGTACAATCACAATAGGATCAACTGTTGAATCAAATTCCAAAATCGACAATCTAATTGCAAATATTGAATCTAGTAATGGATACGCAAATGAGGTAATGACTATAGATGTCACAATTACAGATTTGAATGATATTCCTGCAGAGCACATTACCTACAACATACAAGCAATACATGGAACAATTGTATTGCTAAATGAAGAGGGACATGTACATTCAGGCCCTATGACTAACACCCATACAACAAAAGCTTTGACAATTGATGCATCTGATGCTTCACCTGTCACAATTACTGTTAATGTAATTGGGTTTGGACATGATGGACAATATCAAGAAGTATTTGGTGAAATAGCAAAAAAACAAGTAGTGCCAGAATTTGGAACTGTTGCAATGATGATACTCGTAGTATCTATAATCAGTATTATAGGAATAACTACAAAATCACGAATCATTCCAAGAATTTAAACAATAATTTTTTCTTTTTCTTTTGTAATCCCCTATTGTTAAATAAAATAATTTTATTTTAAAAGAAATAAAAAAATGGAGAAAAATTCTCCATTATATTTTTGAATTAAATGGGGAAACCAAAGAGTCAGCTATACTTTTGTTGATATTAACAAAAGCACTTGAATTTTCATTCCATGTCTTGATGTTTTGTTGTGCTGCATCAATTGATGCAATTGACATCTTGGTTTGAACATCTAATGATTTGTTAATCTTTTCTGCTGAATCATGTATCATACTGATTGATGCTTCTGGAAGATTGGATTTAATTCCAGCCTTTGTTGCAAATTCTCTCTGAATTTCAACAATCGATGATGATGCATTATTCAATGCTTTAGCATATTCTTGATACAGATTAGTAGCTGCTTGATGGAATTGTGGAATTGATTTTTCTATTGTTGAATAGAAATTATCCATGCCTTCTTTCCATATAGAATAGACATCTTTGTGATTGTTTGTATTTTCTAATTTACTCATATATCGCACCTCCTCCTAGTTGATTAAGTATAATTACTTGAGCTCCTCAAGCAGGTCTTCATCTTTTTTGAAGATCCATGTTAAACCAATCAAATCCATAGCAAGAACACTAGTTGAGAAAGGTTTTTTGGACTCACTTTCAACCATTCCAGATTGCTGGCTTTGAACGTCTATTGTGATTTGATTCATGAAGATAATAGATGTAAAGTAGTTATTTAAGCAGATGAAAATTGCTTAAAATCAACAACAACACAACCGGTTGAGTTTATTCTGAATAATGTCAACTAGGATTTTCCTTAATTATTTGAATCACTATTATGGCATAGTGAATTTGTGATAAAATAATTGCACACTCCCTTCAGTGGAAGTCTGCCTTTATTGCAATTCACTTGTAGAATGTTTGAATTTTAACTTAGAGAGGAACATAGTTGAATCCATAAAGGTCTAAATCATTATTGAGAAACGAGTATGTTGTTTATATTTAGAATTTGACATAACAAAATATGGCAGTAGATCAATCATCCAACAAAAAATCAAGTAATAATTCTACATTCATTATTGGTGGAGTAATTGCTCTAGTAGCAGGTCTGCTTTTTGCATATTTGATGTTCTACACTTCACCTGAAACAAACATAGAGATTGTCAAGGTGATAGCAGTTACAGAATCAGGATGTATTGCTGAAACAAT comes from Nitrosopumilus oxyclinae and encodes:
- a CDS encoding ArsR/SmtB family transcription factor — translated: MNAITVRSITTSAHPEMKKIFWSLFVSTRGAANRVKIMSLLRNRPSNPNQLSKNIEIDYKCTSHHLKALEENHLVEKLQGGGITTFFVSPLFEENQKMFDEIINVA
- a CDS encoding cupredoxin domain-containing protein; protein product: MNTTRFMGITTTILSIALVALFVQPSLDFTQDVFAEPKMKNDSVKLTSQIQTQDNVSIEFSVPETIMAGTLVPVNARVHDSERNANLSHTDWSYAIIGPNGEIVHRTTTLHGHFGIMNFKDSFPEAGTYTIKYTVLSSGPFMLGSPVPELGQTRAVVSGDLLKFTEDPTNNFGSRSFEFSVNVGNQGKTVMLQGSEPDTEIQVKFTTQPERIVVGQPTTLLLDVNDAKTGEDATHVDGQINISRGFYHYPSTSGDQPNAPIPIPLHGAYHGHRGALSTTHTFSQAGTYLITADLNAIPYSNPLFGQASTRFVIQVFDNEGTVEVMQQMETVKENTVDIVGLESPFYVPNTISATAGQTITFDNVDGNQHTVTSVKSGTLEHDGKFDSSLMQPGEKFELVLNERGNYDYFCALHTGMQGTIIVS
- a CDS encoding DUF488 domain-containing protein; the encoded protein is MIKIKRVYDNYSETDGHRILVDRLWPRGISKENAKIDLWIKEITPSTDLRKWYHDNLDKQEEFQKKYIVEIDKNFDSLNNIKKILNNQKTITLLTASKDSKPIHAIVLQQKLER
- a CDS encoding cupredoxin domain-containing protein translates to MTNNQKIILTSMILMGFIMTIPSFAFAEQVSVSLPQGSSTTGCEDTNECFIPYVITVNPRDEVVWSNDDSAAHTVTSGMPGSPDGIFDSSIFMAGTTFSHTFDTLGKYDYFCTVHPWMLGQVLVTVGGGTDKELGTITIGSTVESNSKIDNLIANIESSNGYANEVMTIDVTITDLNDIPAEHITYNIQAIHGTIVLLNEEGHVHSGPMTNTHTTKALTIDASDASPVTITVNVIGFGHDGQYQEVFGEIAKKQVVPEFGTVAMMILVVSIISIIGITTKSRIIPRI